The following are encoded in a window of Ferribacterium limneticum genomic DNA:
- the lgt gene encoding prolipoprotein diacylglyceryl transferase, with translation MLLHPQFDPVAFSLGPLSVRWYGLMYLVAFVQFILLGRYRIKSHPSILTVEQLDDLLFYGMLGVIVGGRLGQVLFYEPGYYLSNPLEIFAVWKGGMSFHGGFLGVLAAMGLWANKQRINWWDIMDFVAPLVPLGLAAGRLGNFINGELWGRVADASLPWAMIFPQSGDMQPRHPSQLYHIGLEGLALFSILWLFSGRPQQRGAVSGVFLIGYGCFRFITEFFREPDAGIFGQSYTISMGQWLSLPMVLAGVVLLVLAKRRKSL, from the coding sequence ATGCTTCTTCATCCCCAGTTCGACCCCGTCGCCTTCTCGCTTGGCCCGCTGTCGGTGCGCTGGTACGGTTTGATGTATCTCGTCGCCTTCGTTCAGTTTATTTTGCTCGGCCGCTACCGGATTAAAAGTCACCCGTCGATTCTCACCGTCGAGCAGCTCGACGACCTGCTCTTTTACGGCATGCTCGGCGTCATTGTCGGCGGGCGCCTTGGGCAAGTGCTGTTCTATGAGCCGGGTTACTACCTGAGCAATCCTCTGGAAATTTTTGCTGTCTGGAAAGGCGGCATGAGCTTCCATGGCGGTTTTCTCGGCGTGCTCGCCGCCATGGGACTATGGGCCAACAAACAGCGGATTAACTGGTGGGACATCATGGATTTCGTCGCCCCGCTAGTCCCGCTTGGCCTGGCGGCCGGCCGTCTCGGCAATTTCATCAACGGCGAACTGTGGGGCCGCGTCGCCGACGCCAGCCTGCCGTGGGCGATGATCTTCCCGCAATCCGGCGACATGCAGCCACGTCACCCGTCGCAGCTTTATCACATCGGGCTGGAAGGCCTCGCCCTCTTTTCAATTTTGTGGCTTTTTTCCGGTCGACCGCAGCAACGCGGTGCGGTTTCCGGTGTTTTCCTGATCGGCTACGGCTGCTTCCGTTTCATCACCGAATTCTTCCGCGAGCCCGATGCCGGCATATTTGGCCAGTCCTACACGATCAGCATGGGTCAGTGGCTGTCGCTGCCGATGGTGCTGGCCGGTGTCGTTTTGCTGGTGCTCGCCAAGCGCCGGAAATCTCTATAA